A region from the Peromyscus maniculatus bairdii isolate BWxNUB_F1_BW_parent chromosome 5, HU_Pman_BW_mat_3.1, whole genome shotgun sequence genome encodes:
- the LOC143273403 gene encoding uncharacterized protein LOC143273403 produces the protein MGSAPVTATIRGAPDRLGREPCRAPNASERQPGRAPSTLGSLRSLSAARPRPGSPPPSRHAPLRSRPRPSEEPAAAFTSALWSDARSLRCKKIPTRHGRPASASSHPRPLSVKLHRAAEIQPMRCKRNISFLL, from the exons ATGGGGTCCGCGCCAGTCACCGCCACAATCCGCGGGGCCCCGGACCGCCTCGGTCGGGAACCGTGCAGAGCTCCGAATGCAAGCGAGCGCCAGCCGGGCAGAGCTCCGAGCACCCTCGGTTCCCTCCGCTCCCTCAGCGCGGCGCGACCCCGCCCGGGCAGCCCGCCACCTTCCCGCCATGCCCCGCTGAGGTCGAGACCCCGACCCTCGGAGGAGCCCGCGGCCGCCTTTACCTCTGCTCTGTGGTCCGACGCACGCTCTCTCCGGTGCAAGAAAATCCCGACTCGCCACGGCCGCCCGGCCAGCGCGAGCTCTCACCCCCGCCCCCTCAG TGTAAAGCTCCATCGCGCGGCGGAGATTCAGCCTATGAGGTGCAAGCGTAATATCTCCTTCCTACTGTAA